The window TCGCGTGCCGGAACGTGGAGAAAGGCGCGGACGCGCTCCGGCGTCTGCACGCGGCCGTGCCCGACGCGGCGGATCGCACCGAGGTCCGCTCCCTCGACCTGGCCGATCTCGGCTCGGTGCGGGCGTTCGCGGAGGCGACCCAGGGCCCGGTCGACCTGCTGATCAACAACGCGGGCATCATGCTGCTGCCGACCCGGCGCACCACCGCCCAGGGCTTCGAGATGCAGTTCGGCACCAACCACCTGGGCCACTTCGCGCTGACCGGGCTCCTGCTCCCGCGGCTGCTCGACCGGCCGGACTCCCGGGTGGTGACCGTCAGCAGCATCATGCACAAGCTCGGGAAGGCGTCCCAGCTCGACGACCCGCAGAGCGAGCGCGCGTACTCCGCGAGCGGCGCGTACAACTTCTCCAAGCTCGCGAACGCGTGGTTCACGCTCGAGCTCGACCGGCGGCTGCGGGCGGCGGCGGCGCCGACGATCAGCGTCGGCGCCCACCCCGGATACACCGCGACGAACCTGCAGTCGACCGGGCCGCAGGCCGACGGGAACACGGTGACGACCCGCGTGGTCGCCGCGGCGACGAAGGTCCTCGGCCAGTCCGACGCGGTCGGAGCGCTGCCGTCCTTGCGCGCCGCCACCGATCCGGCGGTCCAGGGTGGCGAGTACTACGGTCCCGGCTGGCCCGGGGAGTTCCGTGGCCACCCGGTGCGCGTGCGCTACACCGGCACCGGCCGGGACGAGACCGCCGCGCGCCGCCTCTGGGAGGAGTCCGAGCGGCTCACCGGCGTCAAGCCACCACTGGCCGTTCGCGGATCGTGAAGAGCACCCGGACCGCGAACGCCCAGAGGACGGCCGCGCCGAGCACGTGCAGCCCCACCAGCACAACGGGGAGGTGCGTGAAGTACTGCACGTAACCGATAACGCCCTGCGCCATCTCGACGACGAACAGCATCGTGACCGCGCGCAGCGCCACCGGGTGCGCTCGCAGCGCCAGCATGCCGCCGATCGTCAGCCCGATCAGCAGGAACACGGCGTCCGCGTGCAGCTGGCTGACCAGCGCGGGGTCGAACCCGGTGCGGGGAACGTCGTCGTCACCGGCGTGCGGGCCGCTGCCGGTGACGACGGTGCCGATCACGATCGTCGTCGCGGCCGCGATCACGATGCCGCGCGCCAGCCAGCGCAGCGGCACCGAGACCCGCCACTCCCGCGGGCCGTCACCCTCGCCGGTCCGGTGCCAGAACGCGTACCCCGCGTAGATCAGGCCCATCGAGACCAGGAAGTGCGCCGACACCGTCCAGGGGTTCAGCCCGGTCAGCACCGTGATGCCACCGACCACCGCCTGCGCCACGATGCCGCCGAACTGGAGCAGCGACAGCCAGATCAGCGAGCGCCGCCGGGCGTGCTGCAGCAGGACCGCGATGATCGCCGCGCCGACGATCGCGGAGAGCGCGAACGTCAGCAGCCGGTTGCCGAACTCGATGTACCCGTGGATGCCGTACTCGGGGGTGTTCGTGTAGCTGTCGTCGGTGCACTTCGGCCACGTCGGGCAGCCCAGGCCCGACCCGGACAGCCGGACCGCCACACCGGTCAGGACGATCACGATGTTGCCGACGATCGTCCCGAAAGCGAGCCACCGCACCAGCCGCGGAGCGTCCCGCAGCCGCTCCAGCCACGCCGGGCCTCGTCCGGCGGGGGGCGGCTCGGAGTCGGTCGCGGAGCCGGCGGCGTCGGCGGTCGCGGTAGTCATGGCGGGCATTCTATGCGCCGTAGACGTTCTGCTCCGGAGGCCTCCCGGACCTGCTCGAACAGCGTCGGCGGGTAGCCTCCACGGGGTGCAACCCCAGTTCGTCCTCACGCTTTCCTGCGCCGATCGGCCCGGCATCGTTCACGCGGTCGCGGGCCGGCTCGCCGACGCCGGGTGCAACATCCTGGACAGCCAGCAGTTCGGCGACGCGTTCACCGGCCGGTTCTTCATGCGCGTCCACATCTCCGGCCCGGCCGGACGCGGCGCCCCCGAGCTGCGCGAGCAGTTCGCGCCGGTGGCGACCGACTTCGGCATGGACTGGGAGGTGCACGACCTGTCCGTCCGTCCGCGGGTGCTGATCCTGGTCAGCAAGCTCGGGCACTGCCTGAACGACCTGCTGTTCCGGCGGGAGACCGGCGCGCTGAAGATCGACGTCCCGGCGATCGTGTCCAACCACCCGGACTTCGCGGCGCTGGCCCGCTGGCACGGGGTGCCGTTCCACCACCTGCCGGTGACGCCGGACAGCAAGCCGGAGGCCGAGGCCAAGCTGCGGGCGCTGGTCGACGAGCACCAGATCGACCTGGTGGTGCTCGCCCGCTACATGCAGGTGCTCTCCGACGATCTCTGTCGTGACCTGGCCGGACGTGCGATCAACATCCACCACTCGTTCCTGCCGAGCTTCAAGGGTGCCCGCCCGTACCACCAGGCGCACGCGCGTGGCGTCAAGGTCATCGGGGCGACCGCCCACTACGTGACCGCCGCTCTCGACGAGGGGCCGATCATCGAGCAGGAGGTCGCCCGGGTCGACCACACCGACAGCCCGGACGACATGGTGGCCGTGGGCCGCGACGTGGAGTGCCTCGCGCTCTCCCGGGCCGTCCGCTGGCACGTCGAGCACCGCGTGCTGCTCAACGGCGACCGCACGGTGGTTTTCCGCTAGCTCCAGCCGGCGCGGTGGACGGGTATCCACGTGGCGGCGAAGCGCGCGGCGGCGTCCAGATCGAAGAGACGGGCGTGAGCCGAACCGACCGGGCCCGCCGTCACCGCACCGGTGGCCTCCCAGGCCGCGCCGAGCGTGGCGAAGTCGCGCTCGTCGGCCACGACATCGACGTAGTCGACCCAGCGGCGCTCGCCGTCCGCGCCGAGCACCGCGCACGCCAGGCGTTCCCGGGGAGCACCGGCCGACCGGGCCTCACCCAGGTGGAACGCCGTGCACGCGTCGTAGCCGGCGCCGAGCAGCAGCACCCGCGCCCCGGCGCCGGCGAGCGCGGCCAGCGGCGACCGGTCGCCGAACCGGCAGTCCAGGTCATGCCGGGCGAGCAGTGACGCTGCGGCCGGGCCGAGCGCGGCGAACGACGTCTGCGGGTGGGTGCTGCGGACCGCACCGGGCCACGACCGCAGCGTCTCCGGGAGCCAGCCCATGCCGTCGGAGGGCGTCCGCGCCGGGTCGAACCCCGGTAGCTGTCCGCGGATCGTGTCCCACCAGTCCGCGGGCACCGCGGGCGCCTGCCACTCGGACGGGTCGGAGTTGCTGCCGGTCTGGGTCGGGACGACCAGCGTCCCGGTCGGCCCGACGGCGTCCTGCAGCGCGAGGATCGCCGCCTGTTCGCGTCCGGCCACCCAGCCCAGCGTCGACAGCGCGGTGTGCACCAGCAGCACGTCACCCGGCCGGACGCCGAGCACGCGCAGGTCGGCGGCGAGCGTCCGGCGGGTTCGCGGTGCTGGGGTGCGTGCGACGACGGCTGCTTCGCGGGCCGCGGGATCCGGCCGATCGGTGGGCGAGGCGACGTGGAGGTCGGTCACGGGCGCCATCGTGCCCCTCCGGCCCGCCGCTACGGAACCGCCACGCGGAGCGGCGAAATCGGGCGACGGTTATCACTGCAGATCACACCAATCCCGGGCGCCTCGAACATAGGTAAGGCTACCCTGCGTGACGGTGCTCACTCGTACTCACGCGTAACGGTCGCTGGCCGGTCTCGCCGATATCCGCAACAATAGTGTTGTGAAAAACGTCGAGCCGACCACGGCGGCCGGGGCGCAGGCGCCTCCGGCGGGTGCCGTGACGCCCGGCTCCGACGTCCGGACCCGCGATCGGGTCGCTCAGCTGCTGCTCGAGGAGGGTGGCGCCACTGCGGCCCACCTGAGCGAGCGCCTGGGCCTTACGCCCGCCGCCGTCCGCCGTCACCTCGACTCGCTGCTGGCCGAGGGGCGCGTGGTGGCTCGTGACCGGCCCGGCCGTGGGCCGCGCGGCCGCGGACGCCCGGCCAAGGAGTTCGTGCTCACCGACGCCGGCCGCGAGACGTTCCCGCATACGTACGACGATCTGGCCGCCGAGGTGCTGCGCTATCTCGCGCGCCAGCACGGCCAGGATGCGGTGGCGACGTTCGCCGAAGAGCGTGTGCGGGTACTCGAAGAGCGGTGCCGTGCTGCGATGGCCGACGCCGGCGACGATCCGCTGGCCAAGGCTGAGGCACTGGCCGGTGCGCTCTCCGCGGAGGGCTACGCTGCCAGCGCGTCGGCGCTCGCGGGTGGTGGGCAGCTCTGCCAGCACCACTGCCCGGTAGCCCAGGTCGCCGCCGAGTTCCCGCAACTGTGCGAAGCCGAGACCGCGGTGATCTCCCGGTTGCTCGGAAGCCACGTCCAGCGGCTCGCGACGATCGCGCACGGCGATGGGATCTGCACCACGCACATCCCTCCACGAACACGACAACCCAGCTAGTGCACCATGCACCACCTGACCCACACCCGTCCCGGGAGGACGTCCTCATGACCGCCATCACGCCCGAGAACCGCTCGGAGGCAGGCGCGCCGGTCGCCACTGTGCCCCTCACGCAGGACGAGCAGATCGCGGCGCTGGGCAACTATCAGTTCGGCTGGGCCGACTCCGACGTCGCCGGCGCCGCCGCGCAGCGTGGCCTCTCCGAAGCGGTCGTCCGGGACATCTCGGCGAAGAAGAGCGAGCCGGAGTGGATGCTCCGTCGTCGTCTCCGCGGCCTCACGCTGTTCCACAAGAAGCCGATGCCGGACTGGGGCGCCGACCTCGGCGACATCGACTTCGACAACATCAAGTACTTCGTGCGCTCGACCGAGAAGCAGGCGGCGAGCTGGGAAGAGCTTCCCGAGGACATCAAGAACACCTACGACAAGCTGGGCATCCCCGAGGCGGAGAAGCAGCGGCTGGTCTCCGGTGTGGCGGCCCAGTACGAGTCCGAGGTCGTCTACCACAAGATCCGTGAGGACCTCGAGGAGCAGGGCGTGGTGTTCATGGACACCGACACCGCGCTGCGCGAGCACGAGGACATCTTCAAGGAGTACTTCGGCTCGGTGATCCCGGTCGGCGACAACAAGTTCGCCGCGCTGAACACCGCCACCTGGTCCGGCGGCTCGTTCATCTACGTGCCGAAGGGTGTGCACGTCGAGATCCCGCTGCAGGCCTACTTCCGGATCAACACCGAGAACATGGGCCAGTTCGAGCGGACCCTGATCATCGTCGACGAGGGTGCCTACGTGCACTACGTCGAGGGCTGCACCGCGCCGATCTACACGTCGGACTCGCTGCACTCCGCAGTCGTCGAGATCATCGTCAAGAAGAACGCCCGCTGCCGGTACACGACGATCCAGAACTGGTCGAACAACGTGTACAACCTGGTCACCAAGCGCGCGGTCTGCCACGAGGGCGCGACGATGGAGTGGATCGACGGCAACATCGGCTCCAAGGTGACGATGAAGTACCCGGCGGTCTTCATGACCGGCGAGCACGCCAAGGGCGAGGTGCTCTCGATCGCGT is drawn from Cryptosporangium aurantiacum and contains these coding sequences:
- a CDS encoding COX15/CtaA family protein, translated to MTTATADAAGSATDSEPPPAGRGPAWLERLRDAPRLVRWLAFGTIVGNIVIVLTGVAVRLSGSGLGCPTWPKCTDDSYTNTPEYGIHGYIEFGNRLLTFALSAIVGAAIIAVLLQHARRRSLIWLSLLQFGGIVAQAVVGGITVLTGLNPWTVSAHFLVSMGLIYAGYAFWHRTGEGDGPREWRVSVPLRWLARGIVIAAATTIVIGTVVTGSGPHAGDDDVPRTGFDPALVSQLHADAVFLLIGLTIGGMLALRAHPVALRAVTMLFVVEMAQGVIGYVQYFTHLPVVLVGLHVLGAAVLWAFAVRVLFTIRERPVVA
- the purU gene encoding formyltetrahydrofolate deformylase, coding for MAGILCAVDVLLRRPPGPARTASAGSLHGVQPQFVLTLSCADRPGIVHAVAGRLADAGCNILDSQQFGDAFTGRFFMRVHISGPAGRGAPELREQFAPVATDFGMDWEVHDLSVRPRVLILVSKLGHCLNDLLFRRETGALKIDVPAIVSNHPDFAALARWHGVPFHHLPVTPDSKPEAEAKLRALVDEHQIDLVVLARYMQVLSDDLCRDLAGRAINIHHSFLPSFKGARPYHQAHARGVKVIGATAHYVTAALDEGPIIEQEVARVDHTDSPDDMVAVGRDVECLALSRAVRWHVEHRVLLNGDRTVVFR
- a CDS encoding AAC(3) family N-acetyltransferase → MRVLGVRPGDVLLVHTALSTLGWVAGREQAAILALQDAVGPTGTLVVPTQTGSNSDPSEWQAPAVPADWWDTIRGQLPGFDPARTPSDGMGWLPETLRSWPGAVRSTHPQTSFAALGPAAASLLARHDLDCRFGDRSPLAALAGAGARVLLLGAGYDACTAFHLGEARSAGAPRERLACAVLGADGERRWVDYVDVVADERDFATLGAAWEATGAVTAGPVGSAHARLFDLDAAARFAATWIPVHRAGWS
- a CDS encoding helix-turn-helix transcriptional regulator — protein: MKNVEPTTAAGAQAPPAGAVTPGSDVRTRDRVAQLLLEEGGATAAHLSERLGLTPAAVRRHLDSLLAEGRVVARDRPGRGPRGRGRPAKEFVLTDAGRETFPHTYDDLAAEVLRYLARQHGQDAVATFAEERVRVLEERCRAAMADAGDDPLAKAEALAGALSAEGYAASASALAGGGQLCQHHCPVAQVAAEFPQLCEAETAVISRLLGSHVQRLATIAHGDGICTTHIPPRTRQPS
- a CDS encoding oxidoreductase; translated protein: MARWTAADIPDQTGRTAIVTGANSGLGYRTAEALARAGASVVLACRNVEKGADALRRLHAAVPDAADRTEVRSLDLADLGSVRAFAEATQGPVDLLINNAGIMLLPTRRTTAQGFEMQFGTNHLGHFALTGLLLPRLLDRPDSRVVTVSSIMHKLGKASQLDDPQSERAYSASGAYNFSKLANAWFTLELDRRLRAAAAPTISVGAHPGYTATNLQSTGPQADGNTVTTRVVAAATKVLGQSDAVGALPSLRAATDPAVQGGEYYGPGWPGEFRGHPVRVRYTGTGRDETAARRLWEESERLTGVKPPLAVRGS
- the sufB gene encoding Fe-S cluster assembly protein SufB, with the protein product MTAITPENRSEAGAPVATVPLTQDEQIAALGNYQFGWADSDVAGAAAQRGLSEAVVRDISAKKSEPEWMLRRRLRGLTLFHKKPMPDWGADLGDIDFDNIKYFVRSTEKQAASWEELPEDIKNTYDKLGIPEAEKQRLVSGVAAQYESEVVYHKIREDLEEQGVVFMDTDTALREHEDIFKEYFGSVIPVGDNKFAALNTATWSGGSFIYVPKGVHVEIPLQAYFRINTENMGQFERTLIIVDEGAYVHYVEGCTAPIYTSDSLHSAVVEIIVKKNARCRYTTIQNWSNNVYNLVTKRAVCHEGATMEWIDGNIGSKVTMKYPAVFMTGEHAKGEVLSIAFAGEGQHQDAGAKMVHAAPNTSSTIVSKSVARGGGRTSYRGLVQVLDGAVGSKSTVKCDALLVDTISRSDTYPYVDVREDDVAMGHEATVSKISDDQLFYLMSRGLTEDEAMAMIVRGFVEPIARELPMEYALELNRLIELQMEGAVG